From a single Bacteroidia bacterium genomic region:
- a CDS encoding DUF3667 domain-containing protein yields MNCRNCGHTVNDQFCSKCGQKSNVSRINFTNFIDEVSQSLLQIDKGFFYTLKELSVRPGNTLKEYLDGKRISHFKPIAYLLTLSTVYFFITKVTDQNTLIGDLVQGWMNGASELHSNVEIPNIASWFLANYAYTALLLLPIFSLASYIAFLTFQKTYLEHVVLNAYITGHQALLYSFFAVIGTVTGSPIFEMLPAFVAVSYTFWVFWQFFSPGNRAMNILRSLMTYSLYLILSTMLLGFLMINKL; encoded by the coding sequence ATGAATTGCAGAAACTGTGGCCATACTGTTAACGATCAATTCTGTAGTAAATGTGGTCAAAAGTCAAATGTCAGTAGAATTAACTTTACCAATTTTATTGATGAAGTTTCCCAGAGTTTGCTTCAAATAGACAAAGGTTTCTTCTATACATTGAAAGAATTATCAGTAAGACCAGGGAATACGCTAAAAGAATATCTCGACGGAAAAAGGATAAGCCATTTTAAGCCAATTGCTTATTTACTCACTTTATCAACCGTATACTTTTTTATTACAAAAGTGACAGATCAAAACACCCTGATAGGCGACCTGGTTCAGGGGTGGATGAATGGGGCATCTGAGTTACATTCAAATGTAGAAATACCGAACATTGCTTCCTGGTTTTTGGCGAACTATGCATATACAGCTTTACTTCTTCTTCCGATATTTTCATTAGCGTCTTATATTGCCTTTTTAACATTCCAAAAAACCTATCTCGAACACGTTGTCTTAAATGCCTATATAACAGGACATCAAGCATTACTTTATTCTTTTTTTGCGGTTATTGGAACTGTTACTGGCAGCCCTATATTTGAGATGTTACCAGCTTTTGTTGCAGTCTCTTATACATTCTGGGTGTTTTGGCAATTTTTCTCACCAGGTAATCGAGCGATGAATATCTTACGTTCGTTAATGACCTATTCGCTTTATTTGATATTAAGCACTATGTTATTAGGGTTTCTAATGATTAATAAATTATGA
- a CDS encoding YggS family pyridoxal phosphate-dependent enzyme, whose protein sequence is MSLIVENLAKIKLRIKNAAEFSGRNFNEIKLLLATKTVSAQNIITAIELGETLIGENKVQELKDKYEELKNTPHQTHFIGHLQTNKIKEVIKYADCIQSVDRLESAEKLQKRLEFENRTLDVFIQVNTSYEASKFGVSPENALNFAQQIKQLDRLNIKGLMTIGLFSTEQEKVRKCFQLLKKIQLQMLDKDFPVYELSMGMSNDLETAIEEGSTIIRVGTAIFGKRPFPDSYYWNDNKEANPQV, encoded by the coding sequence ATGAGTTTAATTGTTGAAAATTTAGCCAAAATTAAACTACGAATAAAAAATGCAGCCGAATTTTCAGGCAGAAACTTCAATGAAATTAAACTTCTATTAGCAACTAAAACAGTTTCGGCTCAAAATATTATTACTGCAATTGAATTAGGAGAAACACTGATTGGAGAGAATAAAGTACAAGAGCTGAAAGACAAATATGAAGAACTGAAAAACACGCCACACCAAACCCATTTCATAGGACATCTTCAAACCAACAAAATCAAGGAAGTTATCAAATATGCCGACTGCATACAATCGGTTGACAGGTTGGAATCAGCCGAAAAATTGCAAAAGAGATTAGAATTTGAAAATAGAACCCTAGATGTTTTTATCCAAGTTAACACCTCTTATGAAGCAAGTAAGTTTGGTGTTTCACCCGAAAATGCTTTGAATTTTGCTCAACAAATAAAACAACTTGACCGATTAAACATTAAAGGATTAATGACAATCGGACTTTTTTCTACTGAACAAGAAAAAGTTCGCAAATGCTTTCAATTGCTCAAAAAAATTCAATTACAAATGTTAGACAAAGACTTCCCTGTTTACGAGTTATCAATGGGAATGAGCAACGATTTAGAAACAGCCATTGAAGAAGGCTCAACGATAATTCGTGTTGGAACTGCAATATTCGGCAAACGACCTTTTCCAGACAGCTATTATTGGAATGACAACAAAGAAGCCAACCCACAGGTGTAA
- a CDS encoding acetoacetate decarboxylase family protein has protein sequence MAQIITNSFALCFLFISQNLIGQTFSKLYDLPPYHYVGSELISISFKTSQETINKLVPKPLEANTEGLINLDLYIQRTLPPTEWTYHEMVLSIPSKYNEKVGSYMYLLYLDQTEPIAAGREVWGFPKLDASFEFKMEGNSCHIKIKRDGDLLLTLDLDLGEANDTISEGSDGIGFVLKEIPASDGSSIPDVKKLNSYSSTNVKIYGYREGDNVRLSLNEHPKHGLEMIPILEIKSSYYAKCDFILGYGETLYDYLKLSNK, from the coding sequence ATGGCACAGATAATAACCAATTCTTTCGCTTTATGTTTTCTTTTCATAAGCCAAAACTTAATTGGTCAAACCTTCTCGAAATTATATGATCTGCCTCCATATCATTATGTCGGATCTGAATTAATATCCATTTCCTTTAAAACCTCTCAGGAAACGATTAATAAATTGGTACCTAAGCCATTAGAAGCAAACACAGAAGGCTTGATTAACCTGGACCTATATATCCAACGGACTTTGCCTCCAACTGAGTGGACTTATCACGAAATGGTTCTGAGTATTCCCTCAAAATATAACGAAAAAGTTGGGTCTTATATGTACTTACTCTATCTAGATCAGACTGAACCTATAGCAGCGGGAAGAGAAGTTTGGGGATTTCCGAAATTAGATGCTTCCTTTGAATTCAAAATGGAAGGAAATAGCTGCCATATTAAAATAAAAAGAGATGGAGATTTACTATTAACATTGGACCTGGATCTTGGTGAAGCTAATGATACAATAAGTGAGGGTAGTGATGGTATTGGATTTGTACTTAAAGAAATTCCTGCCTCCGATGGAAGTTCTATTCCTGATGTGAAAAAGTTAAACAGCTATTCATCAACAAATGTAAAGATCTACGGATATCGTGAAGGAGATAATGTCAGATTATCATTAAATGAACATCCTAAACATGGACTAGAGATGATCCCCATTTTGGAGATCAAGAGTTCCTATTATGCAAAATGTGATTTCATCCTAGGATATGGAGAAACGCTATATGATTATTTGAAATTATCGAATAAATAA